One Arthrobacter sp. FW306-07-I genomic window carries:
- a CDS encoding sulfite oxidase: MKYSNPQSTRQGPAPAPATAAQPTSGPLTREELQLAARNHSMPLEALRRDVTPPGLHYVLTHFDIPDLDGSSWHLRISGAVERALELSMAALRRDPAITVPVTLECAGNGRSLLEPRPLSQPWVLEAVGTAHWTGIPLAYLLGKAGVLPDAVEVVFTGADAGVQGGVPQRYARSLPIREALRPDVVLAYQMNGTDLPPQHGYPLRLVVPGWYGMASVKWLESIEVVKTPFAGFQQEVAYRYQDSADDAGTPVSRIRVRSLMVPPGVPDFFTRQRFLRAGPVLLVGRAWSGEGAVTAVDVGIDGTWLPAHLDKPAGGYAWRRWSLPWVANPGEHVLSCRATDITGASQPLEQNWNLQGMGNNVVQRVHVTVE; the protein is encoded by the coding sequence ATGAAATACAGCAATCCTCAGTCAACCCGGCAGGGGCCGGCGCCGGCTCCTGCCACCGCCGCGCAGCCCACGTCCGGTCCGCTCACCCGGGAGGAACTGCAGCTCGCCGCACGGAACCATTCCATGCCGCTGGAGGCACTCCGCCGCGACGTCACCCCGCCCGGGCTCCACTACGTGCTGACGCACTTCGACATCCCGGACCTCGACGGTTCGTCCTGGCATCTGCGGATCAGCGGGGCAGTGGAACGGGCCCTGGAACTCAGCATGGCAGCGCTCCGCAGGGACCCGGCCATCACCGTTCCCGTGACGCTCGAGTGCGCGGGGAACGGCCGGTCGCTGCTTGAGCCGCGGCCGCTGAGCCAGCCATGGGTCCTGGAGGCGGTGGGTACGGCGCACTGGACCGGCATTCCGCTTGCCTACCTCCTTGGCAAAGCGGGGGTGCTCCCGGACGCGGTAGAGGTGGTCTTCACCGGGGCCGACGCCGGGGTACAGGGCGGCGTCCCCCAGCGCTACGCACGAAGCCTGCCGATCCGCGAGGCGCTGCGTCCCGACGTCGTCCTCGCCTACCAAATGAACGGCACCGACCTGCCGCCGCAGCACGGCTACCCCCTGCGGCTGGTGGTCCCGGGCTGGTACGGGATGGCCAGCGTGAAGTGGCTGGAGTCCATCGAGGTGGTAAAGACGCCCTTCGCCGGCTTCCAGCAGGAGGTCGCGTACCGCTACCAAGACTCCGCGGACGACGCCGGCACGCCGGTTTCGCGGATCAGGGTGCGTTCGCTGATGGTCCCGCCGGGCGTTCCGGACTTCTTCACCCGGCAGCGGTTCCTCCGCGCGGGTCCAGTCCTGCTGGTGGGCAGGGCGTGGTCGGGGGAAGGTGCCGTGACCGCCGTCGACGTGGGAATCGATGGCACTTGGCTGCCCGCCCATTTGGACAAGCCGGCGGGTGGCTACGCGTGGCGGAGGTGGAGCCTGCCCTGGGTCGCCAACCCCGGCGAGCATGTCCTTTCCTGCCGCGCGACGGACATCACAGGTGCCAGCCAGCCGCTGGAGCAGAACTGGAACCTGCAAGGGATGGGCAACAATGTGGTGCAGCGGGTGCACGTGACGGTGGAGTGA
- a CDS encoding RNA-binding S4 domain-containing protein, whose protein sequence is MTSLPSSPASVRIDAWLWAVRAYKTRSAATAACRAGHVRLNGNPSKASATLVTGDTVTVRMPGYERILEVRRLIAKRVGAEAASHCYTDHTPPRPVLPALGLPQRDRGAGRPTKKDRREMERLRGPA, encoded by the coding sequence ATGACCAGCCTCCCTTCCTCCCCCGCCAGCGTCCGCATCGATGCCTGGCTGTGGGCCGTCCGCGCCTATAAGACGCGTTCTGCCGCCACCGCAGCCTGCCGCGCCGGGCATGTCCGCCTCAACGGCAACCCGTCCAAGGCATCGGCCACCCTGGTAACCGGCGATACGGTCACGGTCCGTATGCCCGGATACGAACGCATCCTCGAGGTGCGGCGGCTCATCGCCAAACGCGTGGGGGCCGAGGCCGCCTCCCACTGCTATACCGACCACACTCCCCCTCGGCCCGTCCTGCCGGCACTTGGACTTCCTCAGCGGGACCGGGGCGCCGGCCGGCCCACCAAGAAGGACCGCCGGGAGATGGAGCGGCTTCGCGGGCCTGCGTGA
- a CDS encoding SDR family oxidoreductase: protein MVARQLAASGFAQRLLVRDAARAPQLDGAHAVVCSYGDGAASRHALEGAKVLFMVSAAEAEDRLQQHYAFVDAAADAGVEHVVYTSFYGAAPDAIFTLARDHYATEERIKASGMAYTFLRDNFYLDFLPLMTGDDGVIRGPAGDGVFSGVAREDIARSAHAVLRDPAIHKGMTYNLTGPEELSMAQAAEILSAGTGRTVRYQPETVEEAYASRASYGAPQWQLDAWVSTYTAMAAGEMAGLSPDVHGLTGQDPITLAEFLTRPVL, encoded by the coding sequence ATGGTGGCTCGGCAGCTTGCCGCGTCCGGTTTCGCCCAGCGCCTGCTGGTGCGCGACGCCGCGCGGGCCCCGCAGCTGGACGGCGCGCACGCGGTGGTGTGTTCCTACGGGGACGGCGCCGCCTCCCGGCACGCCCTTGAGGGGGCGAAAGTCCTGTTCATGGTGTCCGCCGCGGAGGCCGAGGACAGGCTGCAGCAGCACTATGCATTCGTGGACGCCGCCGCGGATGCCGGGGTGGAGCACGTGGTGTACACGTCCTTTTATGGGGCCGCGCCGGATGCCATCTTCACCCTGGCCAGGGACCATTACGCCACGGAGGAGCGGATCAAGGCGTCCGGGATGGCCTACACCTTCCTGCGCGACAACTTCTACCTGGACTTCCTGCCGCTGATGACCGGGGACGACGGCGTGATCCGCGGACCTGCCGGTGACGGCGTGTTTTCTGGGGTGGCGCGGGAGGACATTGCCCGCTCCGCCCACGCGGTGCTGCGCGATCCCGCCATCCACAAGGGCATGACGTACAACCTGACCGGCCCGGAGGAACTGTCCATGGCGCAGGCCGCTGAGATACTGAGCGCAGGGACCGGGCGGACCGTGCGCTACCAGCCGGAGACGGTGGAGGAAGCCTACGCGTCCCGGGCCTCCTACGGCGCTCCGCAGTGGCAGCTGGACGCCTGGGTCAGCACCTACACGGCCATGGCAGCGGGCGAGATGGCAGGGCTTTCGCCTGACGTCCACGGCCTCACCGGGCAGGACCCCATCACGCTTGCGGAGTTCCTGACCCGGCCGGTGCTTTAG
- a CDS encoding aldo/keto reductase family protein, translating to MEFRYLGNSGFKVSEITFGNWLTHGSQVENDVATQCVRAALDAGISTFDTADVYANTAAETVLGQALKDERRESLEIFTKVFGPTGPKGKNDLGLSRKHIMESINGSLRRLQTDYVDLYQAHRYDFETPLEETMQAFADIVRQGKALYIGVSEWTAEQLREGHKLSKELGFQLISNQPQYSMLWRVIEAEVVPASEELGVSQIVWSPMAQGVLSGKYLPGQPAPEGSRATDEKGGAKMIQRWMRDDVLAGVQELKPIAQEAGLSMPQLAVAWVLQNPNVASAIVGASRPEQIADSVGAAGVKLEAEVLKRIDDAIGGLAERDPAQTKSPATREA from the coding sequence ATGGAATTCAGATACCTCGGAAACAGCGGCTTCAAAGTCTCGGAAATCACGTTCGGCAACTGGCTGACGCACGGCTCGCAGGTGGAGAACGATGTCGCCACCCAGTGCGTACGAGCCGCCCTCGACGCCGGCATCAGCACCTTCGATACAGCGGACGTCTACGCGAACACGGCCGCGGAGACCGTCCTGGGCCAGGCCCTGAAGGATGAGCGCCGCGAGTCCCTGGAAATCTTCACCAAAGTCTTCGGCCCCACGGGCCCCAAGGGCAAGAACGATCTTGGCCTGTCCCGCAAACACATCATGGAATCCATCAACGGGTCCCTGCGCAGGCTGCAGACCGACTACGTGGACCTTTACCAGGCACACCGCTACGACTTCGAAACGCCGCTGGAAGAGACCATGCAGGCGTTCGCTGACATCGTCCGGCAGGGCAAGGCGCTGTACATCGGCGTGAGCGAGTGGACCGCGGAGCAGCTCCGAGAGGGCCACAAGCTGTCCAAGGAACTGGGCTTCCAGCTCATCTCCAACCAGCCGCAGTACTCCATGTTGTGGCGCGTGATCGAAGCCGAGGTGGTCCCGGCGTCGGAAGAGCTGGGCGTGTCCCAGATTGTCTGGTCCCCCATGGCGCAGGGTGTCCTCAGCGGCAAGTACCTGCCCGGCCAACCCGCTCCCGAAGGCAGCCGCGCCACGGATGAAAAGGGTGGCGCCAAGATGATCCAGCGCTGGATGCGCGACGACGTCCTGGCCGGCGTGCAGGAACTGAAGCCGATTGCCCAGGAGGCAGGGCTGTCCATGCCTCAGCTGGCCGTGGCGTGGGTGCTGCAGAACCCCAACGTCGCGTCCGCCATTGTGGGTGCATCCCGGCCCGAACAGATTGCCGACAGCGTAGGCGCCGCTGGCGTGAAGCTGGAGGCGGAGGTCCTCAAGCGGATCGACGACGCCATTGGCGGCCTCGCCGAACGGGACCCGGCACAGACCAAATCGCCGGCCACGCGGGAAGCGTAA